One Streptomyces sp. V4I8 genomic window carries:
- a CDS encoding MMPL family transporter, giving the protein MTEIQDKRWPERPRPTGSGQRGIAHLVCGRRAKWVVLVLWLVVLFLTAPFAQKLTDAQDNDAASWLPGSAESTQVLELSEDFRPEQIPAIVIYARDGGLTVQDRAAITEDVAQLKQLTDHGIRGAETRGPVFNREVDPQAAQIQVPITMDEKGWERIAPAVDSIRDVVGEGGAGLAVHITGPGGTSADFSEAFEGIDSTLLLSAMAVVIVMLLITYRSPTLLLVPLVAVIVALFTAQAFIYLLAEHGGLTVNGQSAGILTVLVFGAGTDYALLLVARYREELRRHEDRHEAMALALHRAGPAVLASGATVVLSMLVLLAAEMNSTRGLGPVAAIGVAVALIAMLTLFPALLVIFGRWIFWPVIPHLGTENPETRGVWARLGRRMSHRPRMVWTVTAIALAVCSLGLIQLRAEGLSNADAFTEKPDSITGQEISESYFPAGSGDPLVIISNQAQAVQVGRAVAGTEGVVPTSLGLPPGTKPSYEGQVLIEATMTAPADSEAAKQTVERVRDAVHAVPDADAQVGGGTAALLDMDEATTHDNIVIIPLVLLVVLLILTVLLRALIAPLLLIGTVILSFTAALGISALAFRHLFDYAGESTDFPLFVFVFLVALGIDYNIFLTTRIREEATHQGTRPGVITGLAATGAVITSAGLVLAGTFAALGTLPMVAFAEIGFAVALGVLLDTFIVRSVLVTSLFLDAGPKVWWPHRLAREDGGTPAVREPEGSGAQRGG; this is encoded by the coding sequence ATGACGGAGATCCAGGACAAGCGGTGGCCGGAGAGGCCGCGGCCGACGGGATCGGGACAGCGCGGCATCGCGCATCTGGTGTGCGGGCGACGTGCCAAGTGGGTGGTGCTCGTCCTGTGGCTGGTGGTGCTCTTCCTGACGGCACCCTTCGCGCAGAAGCTGACCGACGCGCAGGACAACGACGCGGCGTCCTGGCTGCCGGGGTCCGCGGAATCCACTCAAGTCCTGGAACTCTCCGAGGACTTCAGGCCGGAGCAGATCCCCGCGATCGTCATCTACGCCCGTGACGGCGGCCTGACGGTCCAGGACCGGGCGGCGATCACCGAGGACGTGGCCCAGCTCAAGCAGCTGACCGACCACGGCATCCGGGGTGCCGAGACCCGGGGCCCGGTCTTCAACCGCGAGGTGGACCCGCAGGCCGCCCAGATCCAGGTGCCGATCACGATGGACGAGAAGGGCTGGGAGCGCATCGCGCCCGCCGTCGACTCCATCCGGGACGTGGTCGGCGAGGGCGGCGCCGGGCTGGCCGTGCACATCACGGGCCCGGGCGGCACGTCCGCGGACTTCTCCGAGGCCTTCGAGGGCATCGACTCCACGCTCCTGCTGTCGGCGATGGCGGTCGTCATCGTCATGCTCCTGATCACCTACCGCAGCCCGACCCTGCTCCTGGTCCCCCTCGTCGCCGTGATCGTCGCTCTGTTCACCGCGCAGGCCTTCATCTATCTCCTGGCGGAACACGGGGGCCTGACGGTGAACGGCCAGAGCGCCGGCATCCTCACGGTCCTGGTCTTCGGCGCGGGCACGGACTACGCACTCCTGCTGGTGGCCCGCTACCGGGAAGAGTTGCGCCGTCACGAGGACCGCCACGAGGCGATGGCCCTGGCCCTGCACCGCGCGGGCCCGGCGGTGCTCGCCTCCGGCGCGACCGTCGTCCTGAGCATGCTGGTGCTGCTGGCGGCGGAGATGAACTCGACGAGGGGCCTCGGCCCGGTGGCGGCGATCGGGGTCGCGGTCGCCCTGATCGCGATGCTGACCCTGTTCCCCGCCCTCCTGGTCATCTTCGGCCGCTGGATCTTCTGGCCGGTGATCCCGCACCTGGGCACCGAGAACCCGGAGACGCGAGGCGTCTGGGCCCGCCTGGGCCGCCGTATGTCCCACCGCCCCCGCATGGTCTGGACGGTCACGGCCATCGCACTCGCCGTCTGCTCCCTGGGCCTGATCCAACTCCGCGCCGAGGGCCTGAGCAACGCCGACGCGTTCACCGAAAAACCGGACTCCATCACGGGCCAGGAGATCTCCGAGAGCTACTTCCCGGCCGGCAGCGGCGACCCGCTGGTCATCATCAGCAACCAAGCCCAGGCCGTGCAGGTGGGCCGCGCCGTCGCCGGGACAGAGGGCGTGGTCCCCACCTCACTGGGCCTGCCACCGGGCACGAAGCCCTCCTACGAGGGCCAGGTGCTCATCGAGGCGACGATGACCGCCCCCGCCGACAGCGAGGCCGCGAAACAGACCGTCGAACGCGTACGGGACGCCGTCCACGCCGTGCCGGACGCGGATGCCCAGGTGGGCGGCGGTACGGCGGCCCTGCTGGACATGGACGAAGCGACGACCCACGACAACATAGTGATCATCCCGCTGGTCCTGCTGGTGGTCCTGCTGATCCTCACCGTCCTGCTCCGCGCACTGATCGCCCCGCTCCTCCTGATCGGCACGGTGATCCTGTCGTTCACGGCCGCCCTCGGCATCAGCGCACTCGCCTTCCGCCATCTCTTCGACTACGCGGGCGAGTCGACCGACTTCCCCCTCTTCGTCTTCGTCTTCCTGGTGGCGCTGGGCATCGACTACAACATCTTCCTCACCACCCGCATCCGCGAGGAGGCAACCCACCAGGGCACCCGCCCCGGCGTGATCACAGGCCTGGCCGCCACAGGCGCGGTCATCACCTCAGCAGGCCTGGTCCTCGCAGGCACCTTCGCCGCCCTGGGCACCCTCCCCATGGTGGCCTTCGCGGAAATCGGCTTCGCGGTCGCCCTGGGCGTCCTCCTGGACACCTTCATCGTCCGCTCGGTCCTCGTGACGTCCCTCTTCCTGGACGCCGGCCCGAAGGTGTGGTGGCCGCATCGACTGGCCCGGGAGGACGGGGGAACCCCGGCGGTACGGGAGCCGGAGGGAAGCGGCGCTCAGCGGGGAGGCTGA
- a CDS encoding sugar-binding transcriptional regulator, translating into MNSSEEIAVSGMSAGRSAMRMGPAELVQAAAMARRFYLEGKSKIQIAEEFGVSRFKVARVLETALERDLVRIEIRVPAELDAERSDALRARYGLRHAVVVESPAEAEETPDPENLGEVAADLLGELVNEGDVLGLAWGRSTIHMAAALDRLPPCTVVQLTGVYDAGTAERGSVEAVRRAAQVSGGDAHPIYAPMLLPDAATAAALRHQTGIARAFEYFDKVTVACVSIGSWEPGISTVHDMLSDEERAHYASLGVAAEMSAHLFDAEGRRVGRDLGERCITVKADQLRRIPEVVAIAGGARKAAAIDAVLRSGLVTSLVTDTSAADVLMTAGPTPRSTLNRADPDGQ; encoded by the coding sequence GTGAACAGCAGTGAGGAGATCGCCGTGTCGGGTATGTCGGCGGGCCGGTCAGCCATGCGGATGGGACCCGCTGAGCTGGTGCAGGCGGCGGCCATGGCCCGCCGCTTCTACCTCGAGGGCAAGTCCAAGATCCAGATCGCGGAGGAGTTCGGCGTCAGCCGCTTCAAGGTGGCCCGGGTCCTGGAGACCGCTCTCGAACGGGATCTGGTGCGGATCGAGATCCGCGTGCCGGCCGAGCTGGACGCGGAGCGCTCGGACGCGCTGCGTGCCCGCTACGGCCTCAGACACGCCGTCGTGGTGGAGTCCCCGGCCGAGGCCGAGGAGACGCCCGACCCCGAGAACCTGGGAGAAGTGGCCGCCGACCTGCTCGGCGAGCTCGTGAACGAAGGCGATGTGCTGGGCCTGGCCTGGGGCCGGTCCACCATTCACATGGCGGCCGCTCTCGACCGGCTGCCGCCGTGCACCGTCGTGCAGTTGACGGGCGTGTACGACGCAGGGACCGCCGAGCGCGGTTCTGTGGAGGCGGTGCGGCGGGCCGCGCAGGTCTCCGGCGGCGACGCGCACCCCATCTACGCGCCGATGCTGCTGCCGGACGCGGCCACCGCGGCGGCGCTGCGCCACCAGACCGGGATCGCCCGGGCCTTCGAGTACTTCGACAAGGTCACGGTCGCCTGTGTCTCCATCGGCTCCTGGGAGCCGGGCATCTCGACGGTGCACGACATGCTCAGCGACGAGGAGCGGGCCCACTACGCCTCGCTCGGCGTCGCCGCCGAGATGTCCGCGCACCTCTTCGACGCCGAGGGACGCCGGGTCGGACGGGATCTCGGGGAGCGGTGCATCACGGTCAAGGCCGACCAGCTCCGCCGTATCCCGGAGGTCGTCGCGATCGCGGGCGGGGCGCGCAAGGCCGCCGCGATCGACGCGGTGCTGCGGTCCGGGCTCGTCACCAGCCTGGTGACGGACACGTCGGCGGCCGACGTGCTGATGACGGCGGGGCCGACCCCGAGGTCGACGCTCAACAGGGCTGATCCGGACGGACAGTGA
- a CDS encoding GuaB1 family IMP dehydrogenase-related protein, giving the protein MRFLNDIQPAYDLTYDDVFMVPSRSAVGSRQGVDLSSPDGTGTTIPLVVANMTAIAGRRMAETVARRGGLVVIPQDIPIEVVTEVVTWVKSRHHVLDTPIVLAPHQTVADALALLPKRAHNAGVVVDDDFKPIGVVTDSDLSGVDRFTQLEVVMSRDLLLLDADQDPREAFNTLDHHNRRYAPAVDSDGRLAGILTRKGALRATLYSPAVDANGKLRIAAAVGINGDVAGKAKQLLDAGVDTLVIDTAHGHQESMIAAVRTVRALDPRVPIVAGNIVAAEGVRDLVEAGADIIKVGVGPGAMCTTRMMTGVGRPQFSAVLECAAEAKKYGKHVWADGGVRHPRDVAMALAAGASNVMVGSWFAGTYESPGDLQHDAQGRAYKESFGMASARAVRNRTSEESSYDRARKALFEEGISTSRMFLDPARPGVEDLIDSIIAGVRSSCTYAGAGSLEEFAEKAVVGIQSAAGYAEGKPLHASWS; this is encoded by the coding sequence GTGCGTTTCCTCAATGACATCCAGCCCGCGTACGACCTGACGTACGACGACGTCTTCATGGTCCCGAGCCGCAGTGCGGTCGGCTCGCGGCAGGGCGTGGACCTCAGCTCCCCGGACGGCACGGGCACCACGATCCCGCTGGTCGTCGCCAACATGACCGCCATCGCCGGCCGCCGTATGGCCGAGACGGTGGCCCGGCGCGGCGGCCTGGTGGTCATCCCGCAGGACATCCCGATCGAGGTCGTCACCGAGGTCGTCACCTGGGTGAAGAGCCGCCACCACGTCCTCGACACCCCGATCGTGCTGGCCCCGCACCAGACCGTCGCCGACGCGCTGGCCCTGCTGCCCAAGCGCGCGCACAACGCCGGTGTGGTCGTCGACGACGACTTCAAGCCGATCGGCGTGGTCACCGACTCCGACCTGTCCGGCGTGGACCGCTTCACCCAGCTCGAAGTGGTCATGTCCCGCGACCTGCTGCTCCTCGACGCGGACCAGGACCCGCGCGAGGCCTTCAACACGCTCGACCACCACAACCGGCGCTACGCCCCCGCCGTCGACTCCGACGGCCGCCTCGCCGGCATCCTCACCCGCAAGGGCGCCCTGCGCGCCACGCTGTACTCGCCGGCCGTCGACGCGAACGGCAAGCTGCGCATAGCGGCCGCCGTCGGCATCAACGGCGATGTGGCGGGCAAGGCCAAGCAGCTGCTCGACGCGGGCGTCGACACGCTGGTCATCGACACGGCGCACGGCCACCAGGAGTCGATGATCGCCGCGGTCAGGACCGTACGGGCGCTCGACCCGCGGGTGCCGATCGTCGCGGGCAACATCGTCGCCGCGGAGGGCGTCCGGGACCTCGTCGAGGCCGGTGCCGACATCATCAAGGTCGGCGTCGGGCCGGGCGCGATGTGCACCACCCGCATGATGACCGGCGTCGGCCGGCCGCAGTTCTCCGCGGTGCTGGAGTGCGCCGCGGAGGCGAAGAAGTACGGCAAGCACGTGTGGGCCGACGGCGGTGTCCGGCACCCGCGCGACGTCGCCATGGCGCTCGCGGCCGGTGCGTCGAACGTGATGGTCGGGTCCTGGTTCGCGGGCACGTACGAGTCGCCGGGCGACCTCCAGCACGACGCGCAGGGGCGTGCCTACAAGGAGTCGTTCGGCATGGCGTCCGCGCGTGCCGTGCGCAACCGTACGTCCGAGGAGTCGTCGTACGACCGCGCCCGCAAGGCGCTCTTCGAGGAGGGCATCTCCACCTCCCGGATGTTCCTCGACCCGGCCCGCCCGGGCGTGGAGGACCTGATCGACTCGATCATCGCGGGTGTGCGGTCGTCCTGCACCTACGCGGGCGCCGGCTCCCTGGAGGAGTTCGCCGAGAAGGCCGTCGTCGGCATCCAGAGCGCCGCCGGTTACGCGGAGGGCAAGCCGCTGCACGCCAGCTGGAGCTGA
- a CDS encoding RsmB/NOP family class I SAM-dependent RNA methyltransferase, whose product MSDTSRRPRKPGKPYRRPKKDPVRVLAFEALRAVDERDAYANLVLPPLLRKAREKGDFDGRDAALATELVYGTLRRQGTYDAVISACVDRPLREVDPPVLDVLSLGVHQLLGTRIPPHAAVSASVELARVVLGDGRAKFVNAVLRKVAQDDLDGWIQRVAPPYDDDPEDHLSVVHSHPRWVVSALWDSLGGGRAGIERLLAADNHRPEVTLVARPGRATTEELLGEEAAVPGRWSPYAVRLAEGGEPGAVEAVREGRAGVQDEGSQLVALALANAPLEGPDEKWLDGCAGPGGKAALLGALAAERGAMLLASEKQPHRAGLVAKALEGNPGPYQVITADGTRPAWRAGSFDRVLMDVPCTGLGALRRRPEARWRRRPEDLEGFAPLQRGLLRTALDSVRVGGVVGYATCSPHLAETRAVVEDVLKQRGGAELIDARGLLPGVPELGEGPDVQLWPHLHGTDAMYLALIRRVG is encoded by the coding sequence GTGAGCGACACCTCCCGTCGGCCCCGCAAACCCGGCAAGCCCTACCGACGGCCCAAGAAGGACCCCGTCCGCGTTCTCGCCTTCGAGGCCCTGCGTGCCGTGGACGAGCGGGACGCGTACGCCAACCTCGTTCTGCCGCCGTTGTTGCGGAAGGCGCGGGAGAAGGGCGACTTCGACGGGCGGGACGCCGCGCTCGCCACCGAGCTGGTGTACGGGACGCTGCGTCGGCAGGGGACGTACGACGCCGTCATCTCAGCCTGTGTGGACCGGCCGTTGCGCGAGGTCGACCCGCCGGTGCTCGATGTGCTCAGCCTGGGGGTGCATCAGCTGCTCGGGACGCGGATTCCGCCGCATGCCGCCGTGTCCGCGTCCGTGGAGCTCGCGCGGGTCGTTCTGGGGGACGGGCGGGCCAAGTTCGTCAATGCCGTGCTGCGGAAGGTCGCGCAGGACGATCTCGACGGGTGGATCCAGCGGGTCGCTCCGCCCTACGACGACGATCCCGAGGACCATCTCTCCGTCGTGCACTCGCATCCGCGGTGGGTCGTCTCGGCGCTGTGGGACTCGCTCGGCGGTGGACGGGCCGGGATCGAGCGGTTGCTGGCCGCCGACAACCATCGGCCCGAGGTGACGCTGGTCGCCCGGCCGGGGCGGGCCACGACCGAGGAGTTGCTCGGTGAGGAGGCCGCGGTGCCGGGGCGGTGGTCGCCGTACGCCGTGCGGCTCGCCGAAGGCGGGGAGCCGGGGGCGGTCGAGGCCGTACGGGAAGGGCGTGCGGGCGTGCAGGACGAGGGGAGCCAGCTGGTTGCCCTTGCCCTGGCCAACGCGCCGTTGGAGGGGCCCGACGAGAAGTGGCTCGACGGGTGTGCCGGGCCCGGGGGCAAGGCGGCGTTGCTCGGGGCGCTGGCCGCCGAGCGGGGGGCGATGTTGCTCGCCTCGGAGAAGCAGCCGCATCGGGCGGGGCTCGTGGCGAAGGCGCTGGAGGGCAATCCGGGGCCGTATCAGGTCATCACCGCGGACGGTACGCGGCCTGCCTGGCGGGCCGGGAGCTTTGACCGGGTGTTGATGGATGTGCCGTGTACCGGGCTGGGGGCGTTGCGGCGGCGGCCGGAGGCTCGGTGGCGGCGGCGGCCGGAGGATCTGGAGGGGTTCGCTCCGCTGCAGCGGGGGTTGCTGCGGACGGCTCTTGACTCTGTGCGGGTGGGTGGGGTTGTGGGGTATGCCACGTGCTCGCCTCATCTGGCGGAGACTCGGGCGGTGGTCGAGGACGTGTTGAAGCAGCGGGGTGGGGCTGAGTTGATCGATGCTCGGGGGCTGCTGCCGGGGGTGCCGGAACTGGGGGAGGGGCCTGATGTGCAGTTGTGGCCTCATCTGCATGGCACCGATGCGATGTATTTGGCGCTGATTCGGAGGGTGGGCTGA
- the fmt gene encoding methionyl-tRNA formyltransferase, which translates to MKLVFAGTPEVAVPALDALIASGRHEVAAVVTRPDAQAGRGRRMVASPVAERAEEAGIEVLKPARPRDPEFLERLREIAPDCCPVVAYGALLPRVALDIPAQGWVNLHFSLLPAWRGAAPVQHAIMAGDEITGASTFLIEEGLDSGPVYGTVTEEIRHTDTSGDLLTRLAFAGAGLLAATMDGIEDGTLKAVPQPSEGITLAPKVNVEDAHIDWAVPSLRVDRLVRGCTPAPGAWTTFRGERLKLIQVQPVPGRDDLAPGALSVGKNNVYVGTGSYAVELLWVQAQGKKPMRAADWARGVRIGDGESLGL; encoded by the coding sequence ATGAAGCTTGTCTTCGCCGGTACCCCTGAGGTCGCCGTTCCCGCTCTGGACGCTCTGATCGCCTCTGGGCGGCATGAGGTGGCTGCCGTTGTCACGCGGCCGGATGCACAGGCCGGGCGGGGGCGGAGGATGGTGGCGAGTCCGGTGGCCGAGCGGGCGGAGGAGGCCGGGATCGAGGTGCTCAAGCCGGCCAGGCCGCGTGACCCCGAGTTCCTGGAGCGGCTCAGGGAGATCGCGCCCGACTGCTGCCCCGTCGTCGCGTACGGCGCCCTGTTGCCCCGCGTCGCCCTCGACATCCCGGCCCAGGGCTGGGTCAACCTGCACTTCTCGCTGTTGCCCGCCTGGCGTGGAGCCGCGCCAGTGCAGCACGCCATCATGGCGGGCGACGAGATCACCGGGGCCTCCACCTTCCTCATCGAGGAGGGGCTCGACTCCGGGCCCGTCTACGGCACCGTCACCGAGGAGATCCGGCACACCGACACCAGCGGCGACCTGCTGACCAGGCTCGCCTTCGCGGGCGCCGGGCTGCTCGCCGCGACCATGGACGGGATCGAAGACGGCACGCTGAAGGCGGTGCCGCAGCCGTCCGAGGGGATCACCCTCGCGCCCAAGGTCAACGTCGAGGACGCGCACATCGACTGGGCCGTTCCGTCCCTCCGCGTCGACCGTCTCGTGCGCGGGTGCACCCCTGCCCCCGGTGCCTGGACCACCTTCCGCGGTGAGCGGCTGAAGCTCATCCAGGTGCAGCCGGTGCCCGGGCGGGACGACCTCGCCCCGGGTGCGCTCTCCGTCGGGAAGAACAACGTGTACGTCGGGACCGGGTCGTACGCCGTCGAGTTGCTGTGGGTGCAGGCTCAGGGCAAGAAGCCGATGCGGGCCGCGGACTGGGCGCGGGGCGTGCGGATCGGGGACGGGGAGAGCCTCGGGCTCTGA
- a CDS encoding barstar family protein: MTDLAVTLDLDGVTDKAGLMDRCALTLEFPDWFGRNWDALADSLADPSVWPAEAADGLLVVVRNWRPYAKARPEEWEIAQEVFSAAVDRAPSLSVMLALGGSS; encoded by the coding sequence ATGACGGACCTCGCGGTCACGCTGGACCTCGACGGCGTCACGGACAAGGCGGGTCTGATGGACCGCTGCGCCCTCACCCTGGAATTCCCCGACTGGTTCGGCCGCAACTGGGACGCCCTGGCCGACAGCCTCGCCGATCCCTCGGTGTGGCCCGCCGAGGCCGCGGACGGCCTGCTGGTCGTCGTACGGAACTGGCGGCCGTACGCGAAGGCGCGGCCCGAGGAGTGGGAGATCGCCCAGGAGGTGTTCTCCGCGGCCGTGGACCGGGCGCCGTCGCTCAGTGTGATGCTCGCTCTCGGAGGATCCTCCTAA
- the rpe gene encoding ribulose-phosphate 3-epimerase: MAAQINPSILSADFARLADEAKAVAGADYLHVDVMDNHFVPNLTLGVPVVESLARATDTPLDCHLMIEAPDRWAPQYVEAGASSVTFHVEAAAAPVRLAREIRAKGARASMALKPATPIEPYEDLLPELDMLLIMTVEPGFGGQAFLDIMLPKIRRTRELISKHGLQLWLQVDGGVSASTIERCAEAGADVFVAGSAVYGSEDPAEAVRALRAQADAVTKTAAWACDH; this comes from the coding sequence ATGGCCGCGCAGATCAACCCCAGCATCCTGTCCGCCGACTTCGCCCGCCTCGCGGACGAGGCCAAGGCGGTCGCGGGAGCCGACTACCTCCACGTCGACGTCATGGACAACCATTTCGTCCCGAACCTCACGCTCGGCGTGCCGGTCGTAGAGTCCCTGGCCCGTGCGACGGACACCCCGCTGGACTGCCATCTGATGATCGAGGCCCCCGATCGGTGGGCGCCCCAGTACGTGGAAGCGGGGGCCTCCTCCGTCACCTTCCATGTCGAGGCCGCCGCGGCCCCCGTGCGGCTGGCCCGGGAGATCCGGGCCAAGGGCGCCCGTGCCTCCATGGCGCTCAAGCCCGCGACCCCCATCGAGCCGTACGAGGATCTCCTCCCCGAGCTCGACATGCTGCTGATCATGACGGTCGAGCCGGGCTTCGGTGGTCAGGCGTTTCTCGACATCATGCTTCCGAAGATTCGCCGCACCCGCGAGTTGATCAGCAAGCACGGCCTTCAGTTGTGGCTCCAGGTCGACGGCGGTGTCTCCGCCTCGACCATCGAGCGGTGCGCCGAGGCGGGCGCCGATGTCTTCGTCGCCGGCTCGGCGGTGTACGGGTCCGAGGACCCGGCCGAAGCGGTCCGAGCGTTGCGTGCCCAGGCGGACGCGGTCACGAAGACCGCAGCCTGGGCATGCGACCACTGA